Proteins encoded together in one Pseudoalteromonas xiamenensis window:
- a CDS encoding sodium-dependent transporter — translation MSSVRGEFSSRFGFIMAAAGSAVGLGNIWGFPTQTASNGGAAFVLVYLVLAFCLAYPALMAELVIGRHGQANAVSSLKKIAPNQPKAAFVVGFGGIICAGLILSFYAIVAGWMLSATLSPIAEISQLSATATWLNTQSLGRDLIFTAIFIMMTIAIISKGVENGIEKWSKRLMPALLGILAALIAYVLTQDGAEAGLKAYLVPDFSQILNPDLLVSALGQAFFSLSLGTSVMIIYGSYISKQENLVSLGAYVTLIDVLIAFVAGLLIIPAMYVAQEQGVQIFSETGALLSEDTLVFQVLPALFNSMGDIGYLVALAFFALMSIAALTSSISMLEAPVSYTVENFGMNRLQATWIIGGLISIISFVIVFNFSALFGFVISLTTQFGQPLIGMLCCIFVGWMWSRHKLLTEIQMGYGDVEHSVFWKIWPWYIKFVCPIAIALVFFNSL, via the coding sequence ATGAGTAGTGTACGCGGAGAGTTCAGCTCTCGCTTTGGGTTTATTATGGCAGCAGCGGGGTCCGCTGTTGGTCTTGGCAATATTTGGGGCTTCCCAACGCAAACAGCGAGTAACGGTGGTGCTGCGTTTGTTTTGGTGTATCTCGTCCTTGCATTCTGTCTTGCCTATCCCGCTTTAATGGCAGAGTTAGTAATTGGTCGTCATGGACAGGCTAATGCAGTATCATCTTTGAAAAAAATCGCGCCAAATCAACCTAAAGCCGCTTTTGTTGTCGGCTTCGGCGGTATCATTTGTGCAGGCTTGATTTTAAGTTTTTATGCGATTGTTGCAGGCTGGATGTTGTCTGCCACACTTTCCCCAATTGCCGAAATTTCACAATTATCAGCGACTGCAACGTGGCTAAATACCCAATCTTTAGGTCGTGACCTCATTTTCACTGCAATCTTTATCATGATGACCATCGCCATTATCAGTAAAGGTGTTGAAAACGGTATTGAAAAATGGTCTAAGCGCTTGATGCCGGCACTCCTCGGTATTTTGGCCGCACTCATCGCTTACGTGCTTACACAAGATGGTGCAGAGGCGGGCCTTAAAGCGTATTTGGTGCCAGACTTTTCGCAAATTTTGAATCCGGATCTACTCGTAAGCGCATTAGGGCAAGCGTTTTTCTCACTGTCGCTTGGTACGTCAGTGATGATCATTTATGGTTCATATATTTCAAAGCAAGAAAACCTCGTTTCACTTGGTGCCTATGTCACCTTAATCGATGTGTTAATTGCTTTTGTTGCAGGTTTGCTTATTATTCCTGCGATGTATGTTGCCCAAGAGCAAGGCGTGCAAATCTTCTCAGAAACTGGCGCGTTGCTTTCAGAAGATACGCTTGTTTTCCAAGTATTGCCTGCCCTTTTCAATAGCATGGGCGATATCGGCTACCTCGTGGCATTGGCATTCTTTGCCTTGATGAGCATCGCAGCCCTCACGTCATCGATTTCCATGTTAGAAGCACCTGTGAGCTATACGGTTGAAAACTTTGGTATGAATAGACTGCAAGCCACTTGGATTATTGGTGGCCTCATCTCCATTATCAGCTTTGTCATTGTTTTTAACTTCAGTGCGTTATTTGGTTTTGTCATTTCGCTTACGACACAATTCGGTCAGCCGTTAATTGGCATGCTGTGCTGTATATTTGTTGGTTGGATGTGGAGCCGCCATAAACTCCTGACTGAAATCCAAATGGGCTATGGCGATGTTGAACACAGTGTGTTTTGGAAAATATGGCCATGGTACATTAAGTTTGTATGTCCAATTGCCATTGCGTTGGTGTTTTTCAACTCACTGTAA
- a CDS encoding cation:proton antiporter domain-containing protein translates to MELLFFAVAFLCGFSVYQLKLPPLIGFLIAGFLLNGLGYSSTPLLSQLADLGVTLLLFSIGLKLKVGTLTKLQVWAPATLHIIVSTVLFTSLSLMLASLSLPLFTELSWQSAALIGFAFSFSSTVFAVKVLEERGEMNSFHGKIAIGILVMQDIFAVIFLAVSTGKTPNIWALALLIGLPLVRPIMFWILNRSKHGELLPLFGFFFALVLGYHAFEFAGLKGDLGALIIGMIFAPHKKAGELSKSLLNVKDILLVGFFLNIGLNAHMSWEALMVAVLLVLVLPIKVAIYYGFMNIFNLRARTSLLSSFSLANYSEFGLIVCAVAATGNLITSEWLAVVAIAVSITFIIASPLNKRSNDIYVKIENWLLKFESDSRLEEEMNVSLPKAKVLIFGMGRVGTGAYETIEQSHPGLITGVDISAEVVSKHAERGRRVIVADATDPDFWQRINHSSVEMVMLAMPKHNQNLFALEQLKASGFAGQVTAIANYPDQQKELEDLGVDSTYNFYLEAGSGFAEHVKQKLFS, encoded by the coding sequence ATGGAACTCTTGTTCTTCGCTGTCGCGTTCCTCTGCGGCTTCTCAGTTTACCAGCTAAAACTACCCCCTCTTATCGGGTTTCTTATCGCCGGTTTTTTATTAAACGGCTTAGGGTATAGCTCAACCCCTCTGCTGTCGCAACTCGCTGACCTTGGCGTCACGTTGCTGTTATTCAGTATCGGCCTCAAATTGAAGGTCGGCACCTTGACCAAATTACAAGTCTGGGCACCTGCGACATTGCACATTATCGTGAGTACCGTCCTGTTCACGAGCCTCAGCTTAATGCTCGCGTCTTTGAGTTTGCCTTTATTTACTGAATTGAGCTGGCAAAGTGCAGCATTGATCGGGTTCGCATTTAGTTTTTCTAGCACCGTGTTTGCCGTAAAGGTTTTAGAAGAACGTGGTGAAATGAATAGTTTCCACGGCAAAATTGCAATTGGTATTCTTGTTATGCAGGATATTTTTGCGGTGATTTTCCTTGCTGTAAGTACCGGTAAAACCCCCAATATTTGGGCTCTCGCGCTTTTGATCGGATTGCCACTCGTACGCCCAATCATGTTTTGGATCTTAAATCGCTCAAAGCACGGTGAATTACTTCCGCTTTTCGGCTTCTTCTTTGCGCTTGTACTTGGTTACCATGCCTTCGAATTTGCCGGACTCAAAGGCGATTTAGGTGCGCTCATTATTGGTATGATATTCGCTCCGCATAAGAAAGCGGGTGAACTCTCAAAATCTTTACTCAATGTAAAAGATATTTTACTTGTGGGCTTTTTCTTAAACATTGGTTTGAATGCCCACATGAGTTGGGAAGCGCTGATGGTAGCCGTGTTGTTAGTCCTTGTATTACCAATCAAAGTCGCGATTTATTATGGCTTCATGAATATCTTTAATCTTCGTGCTCGTACTTCTCTACTCAGTTCATTTTCGCTTGCCAATTACTCTGAATTCGGACTCATTGTGTGCGCCGTAGCGGCAACTGGAAATCTGATTACAAGCGAGTGGCTTGCCGTTGTTGCAATCGCCGTCTCCATTACTTTTATTATTGCTTCTCCGCTAAACAAACGTTCCAACGATATATATGTCAAAATTGAAAACTGGTTACTTAAGTTTGAGTCAGACTCTCGATTAGAAGAAGAAATGAACGTTAGTTTACCAAAAGCAAAGGTACTGATTTTCGGTATGGGTCGTGTGGGCACTGGTGCGTACGAAACCATAGAGCAAAGCCATCCCGGCCTGATAACGGGCGTAGACATAAGTGCAGAAGTCGTAAGTAAACATGCCGAGCGTGGTCGCCGCGTTATCGTAGCCGATGCAACGGATCCTGACTTTTGGCAACGAATTAATCACTCAAGTGTAGAAATGGTCATGTTGGCTATGCCCAAACATAACCAGAACTTGTTTGCCCTAGAACAGCTCAAAGCGTCAGGGTTTGCAGGTCAAGTAACCGCTATCGCAAACTATCCAGATCAACAAAAAGAGCTTGAAGATTTGGGCGTTGATTCGACTTACAACTTCTACCTAGAAGCAGGTAGTGGTTTCGCCGAACACGTTAAACAAAAACTTTTTAGTTAA
- a CDS encoding ATP-binding protein: MRKLYLYLLASAILSLVILGWLIDSFSQTTLEVEDRFAWESKIAAGVAAHVSTLPNTLRAKTAATLANEFDIDIRLKEGTTLALPKELKTAMLDPEGLILEDQAGFYLLKSTPDLLPDYLEFRLDKVEDTSERSDMALTLLFYSGVCLFMWFILSPLAKRLTALTNVAKRFASGDLSARIEVNHFTYIKDVELTFNRMANQIEKLLAENKLMASSLSHDIRTPVACLRFGVDAAQDAESLDEAQSYLTRMENDLDQMEAMLKSYLSFATLEQKAQALNFEETALRPYLTSLADQLMPKAKDRNVQIKVSCPVNFPIVADLHWLARAIGNLISNACDFAKEHILLSAFIKDNQIFITVEDDGQGIAKENWAQVFKPFYREQTHRNREGQSYGLGLAIVAKVADWHHGDVSVGQSDELLGAKFVFSFPLKPVRKL; the protein is encoded by the coding sequence TTGCGTAAGCTCTATCTTTATTTGCTTGCTAGCGCGATATTGTCGCTCGTGATTTTAGGCTGGCTTATCGACAGTTTTAGCCAGACTACATTAGAAGTTGAAGACCGTTTCGCTTGGGAAAGCAAAATTGCGGCAGGTGTTGCCGCGCATGTTTCCACTCTTCCAAATACGCTTCGTGCGAAAACAGCAGCAACCTTAGCGAATGAATTCGACATAGACATACGTTTGAAAGAAGGTACAACTCTCGCGCTACCTAAAGAGCTCAAAACGGCAATGCTCGACCCTGAAGGACTTATCCTTGAAGATCAAGCTGGTTTCTACCTATTGAAAAGTACACCAGATTTATTACCCGATTACCTTGAATTTCGTTTGGATAAAGTAGAAGACACAAGTGAACGCAGCGACATGGCACTCACCCTCCTGTTCTACTCAGGTGTCTGCCTGTTTATGTGGTTTATCCTCTCACCACTTGCTAAGCGACTCACGGCTTTGACCAACGTAGCCAAACGATTTGCATCTGGTGACCTCTCTGCACGTATCGAAGTAAACCATTTTACGTACATTAAGGATGTTGAACTCACATTCAATCGCATGGCAAATCAAATCGAAAAACTTCTGGCGGAAAACAAGTTGATGGCATCTAGTCTCTCTCATGACATCCGCACTCCCGTTGCTTGTTTACGTTTTGGTGTCGATGCGGCGCAAGACGCGGAAAGTTTAGACGAGGCACAATCGTATCTAACACGAATGGAGAACGATTTAGACCAAATGGAAGCAATGCTAAAAAGTTACCTTTCATTCGCAACACTTGAACAAAAGGCACAAGCATTAAATTTCGAAGAAACGGCGCTCCGCCCCTACCTTACTTCATTGGCAGACCAGCTCATGCCAAAAGCGAAAGACCGCAACGTACAAATAAAAGTGAGCTGTCCGGTCAACTTTCCTATTGTCGCAGATTTACATTGGCTTGCTCGAGCAATTGGTAACTTAATCAGTAACGCTTGTGATTTCGCCAAAGAGCATATTTTGCTTAGCGCTTTTATTAAAGATAACCAGATTTTTATTACCGTTGAAGATGACGGACAAGGGATCGCGAAAGAAAATTGGGCGCAAGTATTTAAGCCGTTTTATCGAGAACAAACTCATCGAAATCGCGAGGGACAAAGTTATGGCCTTGGCCTTGCCATCGTCGCCAAGGTCGCAGATTGGCATCATGGCGATGTGTCGGTAGGACAAAGCGATGAATTACTCGGAGCTAAGTTTGTTTTTTCATTTCCATTGAAGCCTGTTCGAAAACTGTAA
- the ilvC gene encoding ketol-acid reductoisomerase, producing the protein MANYFNSLPLREQLAQLQQCEFMDPQEFNNGVEALLGKKLVIVGCGAQGLNQGLNLRDSGLDVSYALRQSAIDEKRQSYLNASENGFTVGTYEELIPSADLVLNLTPDKQHTSVVSAIMPLMKQGATLAYSHGFNIVEEGMQVRPDLTVIMVAPKCPGTEVREEYKRGFGVPTLIAVHPENDPEGKGLEQAKAYAAGTGGHRAGVLKSSFIAEVKSDLMGEQTILCGMLQTGSILCFDKMVEEGIDAGYASKFIQYGWEVITEALKHGGITHMLDRLDNPSKIKAFDLSEELKGIMRPLYNKHMDDIISGDFSEGMMADWAEGDAKLLAWRAETAETAFEKQENATVAITEQEFFDKGILMVAMVKAGVELAFETMTAAGIVEESAYYESLHETPLIANTIARKKLYEMNRTISDTAEYGCYLYNHACLPLLKPFMATIKSDVIGKGLENSTNQVDNQKLIRVNLALRSHPVEVIGTTLRGYMSAMKSIV; encoded by the coding sequence ATGGCGAACTACTTTAATTCTCTACCTTTGCGCGAACAGTTAGCGCAATTGCAGCAGTGCGAATTTATGGACCCACAAGAATTTAATAACGGCGTAGAGGCGTTGCTTGGTAAAAAACTTGTGATTGTGGGTTGTGGCGCTCAAGGCCTTAACCAAGGCCTAAATCTGCGTGATTCTGGTTTAGATGTTAGCTATGCGCTACGTCAATCTGCGATTGATGAAAAGCGTCAATCTTATCTTAATGCTTCTGAAAATGGTTTTACCGTTGGAACGTATGAAGAACTCATTCCATCGGCAGATCTTGTCCTTAATCTAACGCCGGACAAACAACATACTTCTGTGGTGAGCGCTATCATGCCACTGATGAAACAAGGTGCAACGCTTGCCTATTCTCATGGCTTCAACATTGTTGAAGAAGGCATGCAAGTGCGTCCTGATCTTACCGTAATTATGGTTGCGCCAAAGTGTCCAGGTACCGAAGTACGTGAGGAATACAAACGCGGTTTTGGCGTACCTACGCTTATTGCTGTTCACCCTGAAAATGACCCAGAAGGGAAAGGCCTTGAACAAGCTAAAGCGTATGCCGCAGGCACTGGTGGCCACCGCGCAGGTGTACTTAAATCGTCTTTTATCGCGGAAGTAAAATCTGACCTGATGGGCGAGCAAACCATTCTATGTGGTATGTTACAAACAGGTTCTATTCTTTGTTTTGACAAAATGGTCGAAGAAGGGATTGATGCAGGCTACGCGTCAAAATTTATTCAATATGGCTGGGAAGTGATCACTGAAGCACTGAAGCATGGTGGCATTACTCACATGTTAGACCGCCTAGATAATCCTTCTAAAATTAAAGCGTTTGACTTAAGTGAAGAACTTAAGGGCATTATGCGTCCTTTGTATAACAAACACATGGATGACATCATCAGTGGTGATTTTTCTGAAGGTATGATGGCCGATTGGGCTGAAGGCGATGCAAAACTCCTCGCTTGGCGCGCTGAAACGGCGGAAACTGCCTTCGAAAAGCAAGAAAATGCTACAGTGGCTATTACTGAACAAGAGTTTTTCGACAAAGGTATCTTGATGGTGGCAATGGTTAAAGCGGGTGTAGAACTGGCCTTTGAAACCATGACAGCAGCAGGTATCGTTGAAGAGTCTGCATACTACGAATCGCTGCACGAAACGCCACTGATTGCCAACACGATTGCGCGTAAAAAGCTGTATGAAATGAACCGTACTATTTCGGATACTGCGGAATACGGCTGTTACTTATACAACCATGCGTGTTTACCTTTACTTAAGCCGTTTATGGCAACTATCAAATCAGACGTCATTGGTAAAGGCTTAGAAAATTCAACGAATCAAGTTGATAACCAAAAATTAATTCGCGTAAACCTAGCGCTTCGCAGTCACCCTGTGGAAGTAATTGGTACAACGCTTAGAGGCTATATGTCAGCAATGAAAAGCATTGTTTAA
- a CDS encoding GNAT family N-acetyltransferase has protein sequence MQTIITKSFCELSLDELYEVLKLRVDVFVVEQNCPYPELDSVDRETETQHVMIWENSKLCAYARCYRKKDNTFAIGRVVVAVEARGRGFAQKIMDEALSVSKNQQGVTRCYLSAQVYLKGFYASYGFMEVGEEYLEDGIPHQDMSLTVS, from the coding sequence ATGCAAACTATAATAACGAAATCCTTTTGTGAACTATCACTCGATGAACTCTATGAAGTGTTAAAGCTGCGCGTGGATGTTTTTGTTGTCGAACAAAACTGCCCATATCCTGAGCTCGACTCTGTAGATAGAGAGACAGAAACTCAACATGTAATGATATGGGAAAATAGCAAGCTTTGTGCATATGCGCGCTGCTATCGTAAAAAAGACAACACCTTTGCTATAGGCAGAGTTGTTGTTGCCGTTGAAGCTCGTGGACGAGGATTCGCTCAAAAGATTATGGATGAGGCGTTATCAGTGAGCAAAAACCAACAGGGTGTTACTCGCTGCTATTTAAGTGCGCAGGTGTATTTAAAGGGATTTTATGCATCGTATGGATTTATGGAAGTTGGCGAGGAATACTTAGAGGATGGTATTCCTCACCAAGACATGTCACTTACAGTGAGTTGA
- a CDS encoding response regulator transcription factor: MTKILFNENNTDVFNQYSAYLARYGFETSQLVDLQDWQQYSNASIVIIDGEIKDLTKCLPEIRGHYQGVIVVSTKESDDATQIISLELGADDVVARSAKPRMVAAKLNALLRRIKSSETTIDSSNETIHIGGLVVNKISRKVELNGLRVGLTSHEFELLVMLAQNAGRVVDRNTLFEQILGRPYDGLGRSIDVRVSKLRKKLGDNEASPEMIKTVWKQGYCLIPDAF; the protein is encoded by the coding sequence ATGACCAAAATTTTGTTTAATGAAAACAACACTGATGTGTTTAATCAATACAGTGCGTATTTAGCACGTTATGGGTTTGAAACATCTCAGCTTGTGGACCTGCAAGATTGGCAGCAATACTCCAACGCATCTATTGTAATCATCGACGGTGAAATTAAAGATCTCACTAAATGTTTGCCAGAAATACGTGGTCATTACCAAGGCGTGATTGTTGTATCAACAAAAGAAAGTGACGATGCAACGCAAATAATTAGTCTAGAACTGGGGGCCGATGACGTTGTCGCTCGCAGTGCTAAGCCGCGTATGGTGGCTGCAAAATTGAACGCGCTCTTACGTCGCATAAAATCTTCTGAAACAACCATCGACTCGAGCAATGAAACTATCCATATTGGTGGTCTAGTCGTCAATAAAATCAGCCGCAAAGTAGAGCTAAATGGATTGCGAGTGGGGCTCACCAGTCACGAATTTGAATTGCTCGTGATGCTTGCTCAAAACGCAGGACGTGTCGTTGATAGAAATACACTGTTTGAACAGATCTTAGGTCGTCCATATGATGGACTTGGCCGCAGTATTGACGTTCGAGTGTCGAAGCTGCGTAAAAAATTAGGGGACAATGAAGCCAGTCCTGAAATGATTAAAACGGTTTGGAAACAAGGCTATTGTCTGATCCCAGACGCTTTCTAG
- the ilvY gene encoding HTH-type transcriptional activator IlvY, producing the protein MDHKHLQNFLVLAETLHFGRASERCFVSAPTLSRQIKQLEEEVGGALFYRDNRSVKLTAMGKAFVGYAKSTLSNWQHFKNECLDESAPLTGELHLFCSVTATYSFVYELVSKFRAKHTEVELHLTTGDPAQSITRVQEDKTDIAVAVKPATLAENLSFQSLGRSPLRLIAPKVSCPVQQRLEEGAPVNELAFIVSEQGVLKTRFEAWAKKRQFVPTVYAYVAGHEALVSLVSLGFGLAVVPEVVLEQSPFKEKVSILPVEDLEHIDIGLVAQKRRVNESIMAAFWSCSEEIFGS; encoded by the coding sequence ATGGATCATAAGCATTTACAGAACTTCCTGGTGTTAGCTGAAACCCTTCACTTTGGACGAGCGAGTGAGCGTTGTTTTGTCAGTGCACCAACTTTAAGTCGACAGATAAAACAGCTCGAAGAAGAGGTGGGCGGGGCGCTTTTCTATCGTGATAACCGAAGCGTAAAGCTTACCGCGATGGGTAAAGCATTTGTTGGGTACGCAAAATCGACACTTTCAAATTGGCAACACTTTAAGAATGAATGTTTGGACGAGTCAGCCCCTTTGACTGGTGAACTCCATTTGTTCTGCTCGGTAACGGCGACCTACAGTTTCGTTTATGAACTCGTTTCTAAGTTTAGAGCTAAACACACCGAAGTTGAGTTGCATCTAACAACAGGAGACCCGGCACAATCGATAACACGAGTTCAAGAAGACAAGACGGATATCGCGGTAGCGGTCAAGCCTGCCACGTTAGCCGAAAATTTAAGTTTTCAAAGTCTAGGTCGCTCTCCACTTAGGCTAATAGCGCCAAAGGTGAGTTGTCCTGTACAACAACGACTTGAAGAAGGTGCGCCGGTCAATGAATTAGCATTTATTGTTTCCGAACAAGGCGTGCTTAAAACGCGGTTCGAGGCATGGGCTAAAAAGCGTCAATTTGTTCCCACTGTTTACGCGTACGTCGCCGGTCATGAAGCGCTGGTGTCACTCGTCAGTTTAGGGTTTGGACTGGCCGTTGTGCCGGAAGTTGTGTTGGAGCAAAGCCCTTTCAAAGAGAAAGTGAGCATTTTGCCGGTTGAGGATTTAGAGCACATTGATATTGGCTTGGTTGCACAGAAGCGACGAGTGAACGAATCCATCATGGCGGCATTTTGGTCCTGTAGCGAGGAAATATTTGGTTCATAA
- a CDS encoding methyl-accepting chemotaxis protein — protein MLITRFTITQKITLLGSLIALSVSILIGATALYRSENMIAQRMMQSELPSKVENINRALGEQINELKNAAEQLSSNELILAAARNNTLDESVLISELTRLTKQYDLVTASWANRKTAQYWNQKGFLRVLNQNQDGWFFGFTQSSEPFSISIYQESPGDVKMFVNHQQTNGIGLAGLAKSIDDMQAMLSKMTIEKTGFVFVVDSRGQVQLHRDASKVAKATLSDFYGASASRLLNGQTFTVEEIKLNGEQTIVASSPIKGTALYVIAQVPSKEVFAGITTLQWQIVSFSIVIAVIASLLSFFLARTLSAPLSTMANTFSRLGSGEAKLNYRVPESPQPELQALATGFNQFISKIEQAIAQVACESSDIRQASEEVFKQSKRNSQQLDEQKSQTISVAAAINEMGATVQEIAGSANNTAKLTEDSKLKSNQTHEHVLSSQKTLLVLATDIEAMAEQVGMLATKTQAIANIVDVIRGISEQTNLLALNAAIESARAGEHGRGFAVVADEVRALASRTSKSTDEIQSMISELTLASDSIVARIEQGKRQADNSVSTMQTSVELIKIISDTADQINDMTTLIAAATEEQSNVVADVGRTIEQISGISDDVMSDQLATEKSIQALADSARALDTLVATFER, from the coding sequence ATGCTAATCACGCGTTTTACGATAACACAAAAAATTACCCTTTTAGGGAGCCTCATTGCATTATCTGTTTCAATCTTAATCGGAGCGACTGCACTTTATCGCTCAGAAAATATGATTGCGCAGCGAATGATGCAGTCTGAATTGCCAAGCAAAGTTGAAAATATCAATCGAGCACTGGGCGAGCAAATTAATGAACTGAAGAATGCTGCAGAGCAACTGTCGAGCAATGAACTTATTTTGGCGGCTGCGCGAAATAATACGTTGGACGAATCGGTGCTTATATCCGAGTTGACACGTTTAACTAAGCAATACGACCTAGTTACAGCATCTTGGGCAAACAGAAAAACAGCACAATATTGGAACCAAAAAGGCTTTTTACGTGTGCTAAACCAAAACCAAGACGGTTGGTTTTTTGGTTTTACCCAATCTTCAGAACCTTTTTCCATCAGTATCTACCAAGAGTCGCCTGGCGACGTGAAGATGTTTGTTAATCATCAACAAACCAATGGCATTGGACTTGCTGGGCTTGCCAAAAGCATCGATGACATGCAAGCAATGTTGTCTAAAATGACAATTGAGAAAACCGGCTTTGTCTTCGTTGTTGATAGCCGAGGGCAAGTACAATTGCATCGTGACGCGAGTAAAGTGGCTAAAGCAACCCTTAGCGACTTTTACGGTGCTTCTGCTTCACGATTACTGAATGGCCAAACCTTTACCGTTGAAGAAATTAAACTCAATGGCGAACAAACCATCGTTGCATCAAGCCCAATTAAAGGCACCGCACTTTACGTTATTGCTCAAGTGCCAAGTAAAGAAGTATTCGCAGGGATCACCACGCTGCAATGGCAGATTGTTAGCTTTTCAATCGTAATTGCTGTGATAGCCTCGCTATTAAGTTTTTTCCTTGCAAGAACCTTAAGCGCCCCACTGTCCACGATGGCGAATACGTTTAGTCGTTTAGGCAGCGGTGAAGCGAAACTGAATTACCGCGTGCCAGAGTCCCCTCAACCGGAGCTGCAAGCGCTTGCAACCGGGTTCAACCAATTTATCTCGAAGATAGAACAAGCGATTGCTCAAGTTGCTTGTGAAAGCAGTGATATTCGCCAAGCCAGTGAAGAAGTATTCAAGCAGAGTAAACGAAATTCACAGCAATTGGATGAACAGAAATCACAAACCATTTCTGTCGCCGCTGCTATCAATGAAATGGGAGCCACTGTTCAAGAAATAGCTGGTAGTGCAAATAACACAGCCAAACTTACTGAAGACAGTAAACTCAAGTCAAACCAAACTCATGAGCATGTTCTGTCGAGCCAAAAAACCTTATTAGTGCTTGCAACCGACATTGAGGCAATGGCTGAACAAGTAGGCATGCTGGCGACGAAAACACAGGCAATAGCGAATATTGTCGATGTTATCCGCGGAATTTCAGAGCAAACCAACCTGCTTGCGTTGAACGCTGCAATTGAGTCTGCTCGTGCAGGTGAACATGGTCGTGGTTTCGCAGTGGTTGCTGATGAAGTTCGCGCACTTGCAAGTCGCACATCGAAGTCAACAGATGAAATTCAGTCGATGATTTCAGAATTAACGTTGGCCTCCGATTCAATTGTTGCACGCATTGAGCAAGGTAAACGCCAAGCAGATAACAGTGTTTCAACTATGCAAACGTCTGTTGAACTGATTAAAATTATTAGTGATACCGCCGATCAAATTAACGACATGACCACGTTAATCGCTGCTGCAACGGAAGAGCAAAGCAATGTTGTGGCGGATGTTGGAAGAACGATTGAACAAATTAGTGGTATTAGTGACGATGTCATGAGCGATCAGCTTGCTACTGAAAAATCAATTCAAGCTCTTGCCGATTCCGCACGTGCATTGGATACACTTGTTGCCACGTTCGAACGATAA
- a CDS encoding sporulation protein gives MFRKVLASVGIGAAKVDTILETEHLHPGQKFQAKIHIIGGNVAQDISGLQLALMTKVKVEGDDGSYFINHVIDKWRIAEQFTIAPGETKIVPFEARLHSETPITELPTGFNQTHVWLETGLDIDLAMDPSDRDYLHIYPNDAVKTCLMAMEKLGFALVKADVEKGFLNASNFHSVSGCYQELEFRPQTRSMFGIQEVELSFVPETHQTHVLIELDRAFRGDGYVDLTIEHDQVNLSQLCDQLERLFA, from the coding sequence ATGTTTAGAAAAGTACTCGCATCAGTTGGTATCGGTGCGGCGAAAGTAGATACGATATTAGAAACGGAACATTTACACCCAGGTCAAAAGTTTCAAGCGAAAATCCACATCATTGGTGGAAACGTAGCACAAGATATTTCCGGTCTACAGTTAGCCCTGATGACAAAAGTGAAAGTAGAGGGCGATGATGGCAGTTATTTTATAAACCACGTCATTGATAAATGGCGCATTGCAGAACAATTTACGATTGCACCTGGTGAAACGAAAATTGTCCCATTCGAAGCTCGTTTACACTCAGAAACACCTATTACTGAATTACCCACGGGTTTTAACCAAACGCATGTATGGTTAGAAACCGGACTTGATATTGATTTGGCAATGGACCCATCAGATAGAGACTACCTTCATATTTATCCAAATGATGCGGTCAAAACGTGTTTAATGGCAATGGAGAAGTTGGGTTTTGCCTTGGTAAAAGCCGACGTTGAAAAAGGTTTTCTTAACGCTAGTAACTTTCACTCTGTCTCAGGTTGTTATCAAGAACTTGAGTTTAGGCCTCAAACGCGCTCAATGTTTGGGATTCAAGAAGTGGAATTATCATTTGTTCCCGAAACACATCAAACCCATGTTCTGATTGAACTGGATAGAGCATTTCGTGGCGATGGATATGTTGATCTCACCATAGAACATGATCAGGTCAATTTGTCGCAGTTATGTGACCAGCTAGAACGGCTTTTCGCCTAA